Proteins encoded by one window of Culicoides brevitarsis isolate CSIRO-B50_1 chromosome 2, AGI_CSIRO_Cbre_v1, whole genome shotgun sequence:
- the LOC134828807 gene encoding CDGSH iron-sulfur domain-containing protein 3, mitochondrial translates to MNFLPKIRAFTILPNRILGARFSSGEVPRNILAEKEVISAHLQKENGKIYDRKPFKMTLEANKNYSWCLCGHSKTQPLCDGSHKTNYTKVKFKSVRFAVEKSGDYWICNCKQTKHRPFCDGSHKTLPEK, encoded by the exons atgaattttcttccgaAAATTCGTGCATTTACCATCTTG cCGAATCGCATTTTAGGTGCGCGTTTCAGTTCCGGCGAAGTGCCTCGTAACATTTTGGCCGAGAAGGAAGTCATTTCAGCACATTTGCAAAAGGAAAATGGCAAAATCTACGACAGAAAACCCTTTAAAATGACCTTGGAAGCCAACAAGAACTACTCCTGGTGCTTGTGTGGGCATTCGAAGACACAGCCATTATGCGATGGGTCACACAAGACCAACTACACGAAAGTTAAATTCAAGAGTGTGCGATTTGCCGTCGAAAAATCCGGAGATTATTGGATTTGCAATTGCAAACAGACAAAACATCGACCTTTCTGCGATGGCTCACACAAAACTTTGCcggaaaagtaa
- the LOC134829684 gene encoding splicing factor 3B subunit 6: MALAMQKRNNVRLPPEVNRVLYVRNLPYKITSDEMYDIFGKYGAIRQIRVGNTPETRGTAFVVYEDIFDAKNACDHLSGFNVCNRYLVVLYYQSTKAFKKLDIDKKQEELDKVKTKYNINSDDLRK, from the exons atggctttggcAATGCAAAAACGGAATAAT gtTCGTCTGCCTCCAGAAGTAAATCGAGTGTTATATGTCAGAAATTTACCCTACAAAATCACCTCCGACGAAATGTACgatatttttggcaaataCGGAGCCATCAGACAGATTCGGGTCGGAAACACACCGGAAACGCGAGGAACTGCCTTCGTCGTTTATGAGGATATTTTCGATGCAAAAAATGCCTGCGACCATCTTTCGGGCTTCAATGTGTGTAATCGGTATCTGGTCGTGCTCTACTACCAATCGACAAAGGCATTCAAGAAACTCGATATCGACAAGAAACAAGAAGAGCTGGACAAGGTCAAGACAAAGTACAACATCAACTCGGACGATTTGaggaaataa
- the LOC134830166 gene encoding transcription factor E2f1, translating to MSHYTNEPKSWRKVTQNTNYERHRASSSKQFGSSSKINFALQDHGYGISPTNTSGTSGNVLLSTSALPAWANKYAETGAISSNNGTAASSHGTCITDYYKSVKRRASTGLSGPAAKISKQSSSSSSSVVSESPASASGGKKRYSEGTRYDTSLGLLTKKFVDLLQGSQNGVVDLNVASSTLKVQKRRIYDITNVLEGIGILEKKSKNNIQWKCGGSVGNADKTKKIQHERDALEYKENMLDKLMMDLRQSLNQQFETTKHAYVTCQDLNAIDSFKDQIIVVVKAPEKATLVLPDTKNPREIYLKSDNGEINVFLCPEQTENSAATTPIKDPLLEDIDTFVTPIYEKYLSPRVTNAQNFNRPMGSAQRNLAKALAEPIAAASGENILTSNEMDLLGAGQTQIKQEFVEYPSGSVVAEVDANKDSDVDVKPVITAFMKRNNSGNNLESTNSKNVLISDMGDFSPLHMPQFDANDDLSRFLAIEPPLETDYNFALGNSEGLYDLYDFDF from the coding sequence ATGTCGCATTACACAAACGAGCCGAAAAGTTGGCGAAAAGTGACACAAAACACAAATTATGAGCGACATCGTGCGTCATCGTCAAAACAATTTGGCAGCAGTAGCAAGATAAATTTCGCCTTACAGGACCACGGCTACGGCATCTCGCCCACAAACACCTCCGGCACATCCGGCAACGTCCTGCTATCGACCTCCGCATTGCCAGCATGGGCCAACAAGTATGCGGAAACCGGAGCAATTTCATCCAACAATGGGACAGCTGCATCATCACATGGGACTTGCATCACAGATTACTACAAATCGGTGAAACGTCGTGCCAGCACCGGCTTATCGGGTCCCGCTGCAAAAATTTCGAAGCAGTCGTCCTCCTCGTCGTCGTCCGTGGTAAGTGAGTCGCCCGCTAGTGCCAGCGGCGGCAAGAAACGCTATTCGGAGGGCACGCGATACGACACGTCGCTCGGTTTGTTGACGAAAAAATTCGTGGATCTGCTGCAAGGGTCGCAGAACGGCGTCGTGGACCTAAATGTCGCCTCGTCTACGCTAAAAGTGCAGAAACGCCGCATCTACGACATCACAAATGTGCTCGAGGGCATCGGGATTCTcgagaaaaagtccaaaaataaCATTCAGTGGAAGTGCGGTGGCTCTGTGGGGAATGCCGATAAGACGAAGAAAATCCAGCATGAACGCGACGCGTTGGAGTACAAGGAAAACATGCTGGACAAACTCATGATGGACCTGCGGCAATCGTTGAATCAGCAATTCGAGACAACGAAACACGCCTACGTCACGTGCCAGGACTTGAATGCCATCGACTCGTTCAAAGACCAGATAATTGTGGTGGTGAAGGCACCGGAAAAAGCCACACTCGTACTGCCCGACACGAAAAATCCGCGCGAAATTTACCTCAAATCCGACAACGGCGAGATCAATGTGTTCCTTTGTCCGGAACAAACGGAAAATTCGGCAGCGACGACACCCATTAAGGATCCGCTGCTCGAGGACATTGACACCTTCGTGACACCCATCTATGAAAAGTACTTGAGTCCACGTGTCACAAATGCGCAAAATTTCAATCGGCCCATGGGATCGGCACAACGGAATTTGGCGAAGGCGCTCGCGGAACCGATTGCTGCCGCATCCGGCGAAAATATCCTGACCTCGAATGAGATGGATTTGCTCGGAGCCGGTCAAACGCAGATTAAACAGGAGTTTGTCGAGTATCCGAGTGGCTCGGTAGTTGCGGAGGTGGATGCGAACAAGGATAGCGATGTGGATGTCAAGCCCGTCATTACGGCATTCATGAAACGAAATAACAGTGGAAATAATTTGGAAAGTACTAACAGCAAAAATGTCCTCATCTCCGACATGGGAGACTTTAGTCCGTTGCATATGCCGCAATTCGATGCCAACGACGATCTGTCACGATTTTTGGCCATCGAACCACCATTGGAGACTGATTACAACTTTGCATTGGGCAATTCGGAGGGGCTGTATGATTTGTACGATTTTGATTTCTAG
- the LOC134830608 gene encoding actin-related protein 6, with protein sequence MKMTTKPALVLDNGAFFAKIGLCTAASPKVFPNCIMKAKSERRRAFIGGQVSECRDASGLYYILSFQRGFLINFDIQKTLWDYMFSNDCCPVPLPETPVIITEPVYNFHSIQEAVTEIFFEEYEVEHLMKATGPDLAAYNYTNDPANESPKCCLVIECGYSFTHIVPIVKGEKQKKAIIRIDVGGKILTNHLKEIISYRQLNVMDETYVINQVKEDSCFVSQDFNADMEIARKRYPENTIVREYVLPDFTTLQRGILREPTKKQDEDYQTLKVNNERFAIPEILFHPSDIGINQMGIAEAAMHSVNLCPEEVRPHLLANIVLCGGSCLFEGLKSRLFREIRALAPDEYDVQITLSKDPTTYAWHGGKMLAKSDDFLEKCISRKEYEEHGSKICLEKFDI encoded by the exons ATGAAAATGACCACGAAACCGGCTCTGGTCCTCGATAATGGAGCATTTTTCGCCAAAATTGGTCTTTGCACGGCTGCCAGTCCCAA AGTTTTTCCAAATTGCATCATGAAAGCCAAATCGGAACGTCGTCGTGCCTTCATCGGAGGCCAAGTGAGTGAATGTCGCGACGCATCCGGTCTTTACTACATTCTCAGCTTCCAACGCGGTTTCCTCATCAATTTTGACATCCAGAAAACGTTGTGGGACTACATGTTCAGCAACGATTGTTGTCCCGTGCCGCTGCCAGAAACGCCGGTAATCATCACAGAGCCCGTCTACAACTTTCATTCCATCCAAGAAGCCGTGacggaaatatttttcgaagaatACGAAGTTGAGCATTTGATGAAAGCCACGGGACCTGATCTGGCAGCTTATAATTACACAAATGACCCGGCAAACGAGTCGCCAAAGTGTTGTTTGGTCATCGAATGCGGCTACAGCTTCACCCATATCGTGCCAATTGTCAAGGGAGAGAAACAGAAGAAAGCCATCATCCGCATTGACGTCGGCGGAAAAATCCTGACAAATCACCTGAAGGAAATTATCTCGTATCGCCAGTTAAATGTCATGGACGAAACGTATGTCATCAATCAAGTGAAGGAAGACAGTTGCTTTGTGTCGCAAGATTTCAATGCCGACATGGAAATCGCTCGAAAACGCTATCCCGAGAACACAATTGTGCGGGAATACGTACTGCCCGATTTCACGACACTCCAGCGGGGAATCCTGCGTGAACCAACGAAGAAGCAGGACGAAGACTACCAAACGCTGAAAGTGAATAACGAGCGATTTGCTATTCCGGAAATTCTGTTTCATCCGTCGGACATTGGAATTAATCAAATGGGAATTGCGGAGGCGGCAATGCATTCCGTAAATTTGTGTCCCGAAGAAGTGAGACCGCATTTACTAGCAAATATCGTACTATGTGGAGGCTCTTGCTTGTTTGAAGGATTAAAAAGTCGCTTGTTCCGGGAAATAAGGGCATTGGCACCGGATGAGTATGATGTTCAAATAACGCTTTCAAAAGA tccTACTACGTATGCATGGCACGGAGGAAAAATGTTGGCAAAATCGGATGACTTTTTGGAGAAATGCATTTCGAGGAAGGAATACGAGGAGCATGGCAGCAAAATATGCctagaaaaatttgatatttga